A region from the uncultured Sunxiuqinia sp. genome encodes:
- a CDS encoding DUF2797 domain-containing protein, with protein sequence MEYQGNILKMRSELDDPIQYQLPIGDELVNMNALIGQHIQFNFDGQINCISCGKKTKTSFSQGFCYNCYQTVPEAGVDVMRPELSRAQYGIARDIKWAEEHDLIDHYVYLAVSSELKVGVTRHHQVPTRWIDQGASWAIRLAKTPNRHIAGIIEVLLKKHFTDKTNWRAMLQNQLDESIKLDEEKQKALKLIPAELQQYFSDENEILELHYPVTAYPEKVKSVTFDKQAEIVGKLMGIKGQYLIFDKNQVLNIRKHNGYFLKLSVNS encoded by the coding sequence ATGGAATACCAAGGGAACATACTAAAGATGAGGAGCGAGTTGGATGATCCGATTCAATATCAATTACCAATTGGTGATGAGTTGGTGAATATGAATGCACTCATTGGCCAACACATTCAGTTTAATTTTGACGGACAAATCAATTGTATTTCATGCGGAAAGAAAACCAAGACTTCGTTTAGCCAGGGGTTTTGCTACAATTGCTACCAAACAGTACCCGAGGCAGGAGTCGATGTCATGCGTCCGGAATTGTCGAGAGCACAATACGGTATAGCCCGCGATATCAAGTGGGCTGAAGAGCACGACCTTATCGATCACTATGTTTATTTAGCTGTTTCAAGCGAATTAAAAGTCGGTGTTACCCGTCATCATCAGGTACCAACGCGATGGATCGACCAGGGAGCAAGCTGGGCCATTCGCTTGGCCAAAACACCAAACCGACACATTGCAGGCATCATTGAAGTGTTACTAAAAAAGCACTTTACCGATAAAACCAACTGGCGTGCCATGTTGCAAAATCAGCTTGATGAATCGATTAAACTTGACGAAGAAAAGCAGAAAGCATTGAAGCTGATACCTGCCGAACTGCAGCAATACTTCTCCGATGAAAACGAAATACTTGAGCTTCACTATCCGGTAACGGCTTATCCTGAAAAGGTAAAAAGTGTAACTTTCGATAAACAAGCAGAGATTGTTGGTAAACTGATGGGAATTAAAGGACAATATCTTATTTTTGACAAAAATCAGGTGCTGAATATCCGAAAGCACAACGGATACTTTTTAAAGCTTTCTGTTAATTCATAA
- a CDS encoding HAD family hydrolase, with protein sequence MSFKDIQVIAFDADDTLWENENFFREAEQQFCELLKAYQPSDQIMEQLFKVEVQNMEIYGYGIKAFILSLVETSLLISDRKVRSEEVEAIINIGKTMLNKDVVLLDGIRDVLEELAPNYRLVLATKGDLLDQERKLKKSGLLNYFHHIEVMTHKKEANYESLLDHLDIEARHFMMIGNSLKSDVLPVINLGGTAVHVPYYTTWVLEQMNPEDIKSDRFFELKEIRDVLTLFTKA encoded by the coding sequence ATGAGCTTTAAAGATATTCAGGTTATTGCTTTTGATGCCGACGATACCCTTTGGGAAAATGAAAATTTCTTTCGCGAAGCTGAACAGCAATTTTGTGAGTTGCTGAAAGCATATCAACCCAGTGACCAGATCATGGAACAGCTTTTTAAGGTTGAGGTTCAGAACATGGAGATTTATGGCTACGGAATTAAAGCCTTCATTTTGTCGTTGGTTGAAACATCCCTATTGATTTCGGACAGAAAAGTACGATCGGAAGAGGTGGAGGCCATAATCAACATTGGCAAGACCATGCTCAACAAAGACGTTGTTTTATTGGATGGCATTCGCGATGTGCTGGAAGAGCTAGCGCCCAATTATCGGTTGGTGTTGGCTACCAAAGGCGATTTACTCGATCAGGAACGCAAGTTGAAAAAGTCGGGCTTACTCAACTATTTTCATCATATTGAGGTGATGACTCATAAAAAGGAAGCCAACTACGAGTCACTTTTAGATCATCTGGATATTGAAGCCCGTCACTTTATGATGATCGGCAACTCCTTGAAATCGGATGTGCTTCCGGTGATTAACCTGGGAGGAACAGCTGTTCATGTGCCTTATTATACTACTTGGGTTCTTGAGCAAATGAACCCGGAAGACATCAAAAGTGATCGATTTTTTGAACTAAAGGAAATACGTGATGTTTTGACATTGTTCACAAAAGCATAA